One stretch of Comamonas testosteroni DNA includes these proteins:
- a CDS encoding DUF3325 domain-containing protein yields the protein MTLWQSSLQAFALSMGGMTALAFAMDRHYAQLASLDEVPAAHRMALRVLGGLLLLAVWLPSIRGWSATASTLLVLGFWSLGALATVAGLSWSARHLAVAAAVTVLLGGVSCLW from the coding sequence ATGACCTTGTGGCAGTCATCCTTGCAGGCCTTTGCTCTTTCGATGGGAGGCATGACGGCTCTCGCTTTTGCCATGGACCGCCATTACGCGCAATTGGCATCTCTGGACGAGGTGCCGGCAGCGCATCGTATGGCGCTGCGTGTGTTGGGGGGACTGCTTTTGCTGGCCGTCTGGCTACCGAGCATCCGCGGATGGAGTGCAACGGCCAGCACCTTGCTCGTGCTGGGCTTCTGGAGTCTGGGGGCTCTCGCGACGGTCGCGGGGCTTTCCTGGTCGGCTCGACACCTGGCTGTTGCAGCCGCCGTGACGGTGCTGCTGGGGGGCGTCAGCTGCCTCTGGTGA
- a CDS encoding PepSY-associated TM helix domain-containing protein, translated as MQPAKKESGAGKGSFRQAQAWLHTWCGLWFSWLLYAVFLTGTLAVFEEPITHWMTPEHHAHEQAEARQAGTVPQAQSSLNQRLQWGMAYMERQHPGADMWELWPADSQGGGDLRVYWFDHEGQYAAAQLDPKSGSAMDAADVPKVRQTLGGHHFVDFHYQLHAGQLGLWIVGIAALAMLVALVSGVITHRRIFKDFFTFRARKGQRSWLDMHNAVAVLTLPFLLMIAYTGIAISCATFMPAGIAAYFGSSAEAVKSFQVALNEPGKPQRSGQAMPVPDLESFVLRGQALIGQAVRVVVIDYPGDEAARIGIYGWNEADDLSKRLSPSSGMAMFSAATGELQQLRLPGGVDGGAASLTQSVIGGMHMATYGGRPLKWLYFIFGLAGSAMMATGAILFMVKRRAKHHGEFGSSTSAVYRMIEAANVAAITGLGIACVGFLWANRLLPVEISQRSRWELVVFFALWILALTHALLRSPPLAWRDQMAALAVLCLLLPLLNLVTTGEQLAAYLLDGDWESAGVELFAVAVGVAAAAAWAWMRKASNLKPARKQMARELSARELSRDLPVAADASAAKQGSLS; from the coding sequence ATGCAGCCGGCAAAGAAGGAATCGGGCGCAGGCAAAGGCAGCTTCCGGCAGGCACAGGCATGGTTGCATACCTGGTGCGGCCTGTGGTTCTCCTGGCTGCTGTATGCCGTTTTTCTGACGGGGACCCTGGCCGTCTTCGAGGAGCCCATCACCCATTGGATGACCCCCGAGCATCATGCCCATGAACAAGCAGAGGCCAGGCAGGCGGGTACTGTGCCGCAAGCGCAGTCTTCCCTGAACCAGCGTCTGCAATGGGGCATGGCCTATATGGAGCGGCAGCACCCTGGCGCAGACATGTGGGAGCTGTGGCCTGCAGACTCCCAAGGGGGCGGGGATTTACGCGTCTACTGGTTCGATCACGAGGGACAGTATGCGGCGGCCCAGCTGGACCCGAAGTCCGGCAGTGCCATGGATGCCGCTGACGTTCCCAAGGTGCGCCAGACACTGGGTGGCCATCATTTCGTGGATTTCCACTATCAGCTGCATGCAGGACAGCTCGGACTCTGGATTGTGGGCATCGCCGCGCTTGCCATGCTGGTGGCACTGGTCAGCGGAGTGATTACCCATAGACGAATCTTCAAGGACTTCTTCACCTTCCGCGCTCGCAAAGGGCAGAGAAGCTGGCTGGACATGCACAACGCCGTGGCGGTGCTGACGCTTCCTTTCCTGCTCATGATCGCCTATACAGGCATCGCCATATCCTGCGCGACCTTCATGCCTGCCGGCATTGCGGCCTACTTCGGCAGCAGTGCCGAAGCCGTCAAGTCTTTCCAGGTGGCGCTGAATGAACCAGGCAAGCCACAGCGTTCGGGTCAGGCCATGCCCGTACCGGATCTGGAGTCCTTCGTGCTGCGCGGGCAGGCCTTGATCGGGCAAGCGGTGCGAGTGGTGGTGATTGATTACCCGGGCGATGAAGCTGCACGCATCGGCATTTACGGATGGAATGAAGCCGACGATCTGAGCAAGCGTCTCAGCCCCAGCAGCGGCATGGCCATGTTCTCGGCCGCCACTGGAGAGTTGCAGCAGTTGCGCTTGCCAGGAGGTGTGGATGGCGGTGCGGCATCGCTTACGCAATCGGTGATCGGCGGGATGCATATGGCGACTTATGGCGGGCGACCGCTGAAGTGGCTGTACTTCATTTTCGGGCTGGCCGGAAGCGCCATGATGGCCACGGGGGCGATTCTCTTCATGGTCAAACGGCGCGCCAAGCATCATGGGGAGTTTGGCTCCAGCACCTCCGCGGTCTACCGGATGATTGAAGCAGCGAATGTGGCGGCCATCACGGGACTGGGCATCGCCTGTGTGGGATTTTTGTGGGCCAATCGCTTGCTGCCTGTCGAAATCTCGCAACGCTCCAGATGGGAGTTGGTGGTGTTCTTTGCGCTGTGGATTCTGGCTCTCACACATGCGCTGCTGAGGTCGCCGCCACTGGCATGGCGTGATCAGATGGCAGCGCTGGCTGTGCTTTGTCTTCTGTTGCCCTTGCTGAATCTCGTGACGACTGGAGAGCAACTTGCTGCATACCTTCTCGATGGTGACTGGGAGAGCGCGGGGGTAGAGCTTTTCGCCGTTGCTGTCGGAGTGGCGGCGGCTGCTGCCTGGGCCTGGATGCGCAAGGCATCGAACCTGAAGCCTGCGCGAAAGCAAATGGCTCGTGAACTGTCGGCTCGTGAATTGTCGAGAGACCTGCCTGTGGCTGCGGATGCAAGTGCCGCGAAGCAGGGGAGCCTGTCATGA
- a CDS encoding TonB-dependent siderophore receptor encodes MLERSFCPVVGALPFRLHATAAAVSVVCLLPFVSHAQEDAASTLAEVTVQEKAIPNVYGESRDSYVAGGVEVGKAAQSLREVPQSVTVVTRQRMDDQAMRTLDDVMNYTTGITREETWLDTTYLSRGMNITNFRFDGGAASSSRSGSRSLDMAQFDSVSVLRGADGLFGAGEAGGVLNFTYKRPQAKRQTQVLLSGGTMSNYRAELDTTGALNESGTLRGRFVAVNHDRKEMAAPSKLKRQMLYGALEMDLTSSTVATLGASYQKDRNTGFNASLPRYADGSDIGFARNTNFGAPWNWINRENTTVFAKLEQQLGNDWLLKTQLRYTRFNEGVNGAEIESSPDPVTLQGADWWIHQAKSRERETSFDINLQGSFDALGQRHDVILGFDQHRNSNTNRSLWPRVGPADVFNRIPPQDPGYPLGDWTSGSQTKTQKSGLYGSVRLRPVERWSVVLGGRYVLQDRNTQHDMNGALTASSRESNVFVPYMGLMHELTRSTNLYFSTAEIYQSQAGKFSAPLPGTPLDPVRGRTYELGVKSELTPNLIASAALFRTDKKGEAVYDPAYPQTDWRGGCCYFRDGFKLSQGIDLEMTGRITPNLQLAVGYTYNSNEDRRKDSAQFSTVTPRHLFKAWADYRLSGDLRGWSVGGGVVAQSSNYRASGISAYNPATGRYDGAWTPYNFTSPGYAIWSARVAYAFNKDWSLAMNVGNLFDKTYYSTVGYAGYGNFYGEKRTVTVSLKGRF; translated from the coding sequence ATGCTGGAACGTTCGTTTTGCCCCGTAGTCGGGGCTTTGCCATTTCGTCTTCACGCCACGGCTGCGGCCGTCAGTGTGGTCTGCCTGCTGCCCTTTGTCAGCCATGCACAGGAGGATGCTGCATCGACACTTGCGGAAGTGACCGTGCAGGAGAAGGCTATTCCCAATGTATATGGAGAGTCCAGGGACTCCTATGTGGCTGGCGGAGTGGAGGTCGGCAAGGCGGCGCAGTCGCTGCGTGAAGTTCCGCAGTCGGTGACGGTGGTAACCCGTCAGCGCATGGACGATCAGGCCATGCGCACGCTCGATGATGTGATGAACTACACCACCGGAATCACTCGCGAAGAGACCTGGCTGGATACGACCTATCTGTCCCGCGGCATGAATATCACCAATTTCCGGTTTGATGGCGGTGCTGCCAGCTCCTCTCGCTCGGGCAGTCGCAGCCTGGACATGGCGCAGTTCGACAGCGTCAGTGTGCTGCGCGGGGCCGACGGCCTGTTTGGTGCAGGTGAGGCTGGTGGGGTTCTGAACTTCACCTACAAAAGGCCACAGGCCAAACGTCAGACGCAGGTGCTGCTTTCCGGCGGAACCATGAGCAACTATCGCGCTGAGCTCGACACCACGGGGGCGTTGAACGAAAGCGGAACTCTGCGTGGCCGTTTCGTGGCCGTGAACCATGACCGCAAGGAAATGGCCGCGCCATCCAAGCTCAAGCGGCAGATGTTGTATGGGGCGCTGGAGATGGACCTGACGTCCAGCACGGTTGCCACGCTGGGGGCCAGCTATCAGAAAGACAGAAATACGGGCTTCAATGCCAGCCTGCCGCGCTATGCGGACGGCAGCGATATCGGCTTTGCGCGCAATACCAACTTTGGCGCGCCCTGGAACTGGATCAATCGCGAAAACACCACGGTCTTTGCCAAGCTGGAGCAGCAGCTCGGCAACGACTGGCTGCTCAAGACCCAGCTCAGATACACCCGCTTCAATGAAGGCGTGAACGGCGCAGAGATCGAAAGTTCGCCGGATCCCGTCACGCTGCAGGGGGCGGACTGGTGGATCCATCAAGCCAAGTCACGCGAGCGTGAAACCAGCTTCGATATCAATTTGCAGGGCAGCTTTGATGCCCTGGGTCAGCGCCACGATGTGATCCTGGGTTTCGATCAGCACCGCAACAGCAATACCAATCGAAGTCTGTGGCCCAGAGTGGGGCCGGCCGACGTATTCAACCGGATTCCACCGCAGGACCCCGGTTATCCGCTCGGTGACTGGACCAGTGGCTCGCAGACCAAGACGCAAAAGAGCGGCCTCTATGGCTCCGTTCGTCTACGTCCCGTGGAGCGTTGGTCCGTGGTGCTTGGCGGACGCTATGTGCTGCAGGATCGCAATACCCAGCATGACATGAACGGTGCGCTCACGGCCAGCAGCCGGGAGTCGAATGTCTTTGTGCCCTATATGGGGCTGATGCATGAGCTGACCAGGTCCACCAATCTGTATTTCAGCACCGCCGAGATCTATCAGTCTCAGGCCGGAAAATTCTCTGCACCGCTACCTGGAACGCCTCTTGATCCGGTGCGTGGTCGTACCTACGAGCTGGGTGTCAAAAGCGAGCTGACCCCCAATCTGATTGCCAGTGCGGCATTGTTTCGTACTGATAAAAAAGGCGAGGCCGTTTACGACCCCGCTTACCCCCAGACCGATTGGCGCGGCGGTTGCTGCTACTTCCGCGACGGCTTCAAGCTGAGCCAGGGCATCGATCTGGAGATGACGGGGCGAATCACTCCCAATCTCCAGCTGGCGGTGGGCTATACCTACAACAGCAATGAAGACAGACGCAAGGACAGCGCCCAGTTCAGCACGGTCACGCCGCGCCATCTGTTCAAGGCCTGGGCGGACTATCGCTTGAGCGGCGATTTGCGCGGCTGGAGCGTGGGCGGCGGTGTGGTGGCGCAGAGCTCGAACTACCGGGCTTCGGGCATCAGCGCTTACAACCCGGCAACGGGCCGTTATGACGGAGCCTGGACGCCGTACAACTTCACTTCCCCGGGTTATGCCATCTGGTCGGCTCGTGTGGCCTATGCGTTCAACAAGGATTGGAGCCTTGCGATGAATGTGGGGAACTTGTTTGACAAGACTTACTACAGCACGGTCGGCTATGCGGGTTACGGCAACTTCTACGGCGAAAAGCGTACGGTTACCGTGTCGCTCAAGGGCCGTTTCTGA
- a CDS encoding tripartite tricarboxylate transporter substrate binding protein, whose amino-acid sequence MPSTSRRSFLQSSAAAGAAMLAPSVWAQSPWPSKPIRIVVPYTAGGFTDQMARLLQVGLQKALGQPIVIDNKPGANSLIGVDQVAKSAPDGYTFGVVIAAYAANTTLYPKLPYNPGKDLVGVSLMGISPLVAAVSINAPFKTTRELIDYAKAHPGKVSFGSSGSGSSAHLTTELMKLLTKTDMTHVPYKGAAPALTDLMGGQIQLFLDPPPNLIQPAKAGRIRLIGVASDKRLAVLPDVPTFAEQGIPDLMGSTWAAMIAPAGVPKEIVQRMSAEVTRIIRSPEISQRMQQTMGTFAEGSTPEECDRFIAAETAKWGKVIREAKVTLD is encoded by the coding sequence ATGCCTTCGACATCTCGCCGCAGCTTTCTTCAATCAAGCGCCGCAGCCGGCGCCGCCATGCTGGCTCCCTCGGTCTGGGCTCAGAGCCCCTGGCCCTCCAAACCCATACGCATCGTCGTTCCCTACACGGCGGGCGGCTTCACCGACCAGATGGCTCGTCTGCTGCAAGTGGGTTTGCAGAAAGCGCTGGGCCAACCCATAGTCATAGACAACAAGCCCGGCGCGAACAGTCTCATCGGTGTGGATCAGGTGGCCAAGTCCGCACCTGATGGCTACACGTTCGGAGTGGTGATTGCCGCCTATGCGGCCAACACCACGCTGTATCCCAAGCTGCCCTACAACCCCGGCAAGGATCTGGTCGGCGTGTCTCTGATGGGAATCTCGCCCCTGGTTGCAGCAGTGTCCATCAATGCTCCGTTCAAGACCACGCGGGAGCTGATTGACTATGCCAAGGCACATCCTGGCAAGGTCAGCTTTGGCTCCTCGGGAAGCGGCTCCAGCGCGCATCTGACAACCGAGTTGATGAAGCTGCTGACCAAGACGGATATGACCCATGTGCCCTACAAGGGGGCCGCACCGGCACTGACCGACCTCATGGGCGGTCAGATCCAGTTGTTCCTCGATCCTCCGCCCAATCTGATCCAGCCTGCCAAGGCAGGTCGCATTCGTCTGATTGGCGTTGCCAGCGACAAGCGACTGGCTGTTTTGCCCGATGTACCGACATTTGCCGAGCAAGGCATCCCCGACCTGATGGGCAGCACCTGGGCAGCAATGATTGCACCGGCAGGAGTGCCCAAGGAGATCGTGCAGCGCATGTCCGCCGAAGTCACTCGCATCATTCGCAGTCCTGAGATTTCCCAGCGCATGCAGCAGACCATGGGCACGTTTGCAGAAGGTTCGACGCCGGAGGAGTGCGATCGTTTCATCGCCGCCGAAACTGCCAAATGGGGCAAGGTCATTCGCGAGGCCAAGGTCACGCTGGACTGA
- a CDS encoding 2-hydroxyacid dehydrogenase, with translation MGILVNIHPSMGAPIVDSLRALAPDVQVWAHRDEAPADAVEAMLAWSLKPGVLPAYPGLKLLCAPSAGVDKLLAVPDLPAGLPVARTVDPQQHVEIAQYVVGTALRHTRELDLFARQQQAGDWLRRPVRASADCRVGILGLGEVGRFVAGAMQAIGYPVAGWSRGAKSIAGLATHSGAEGLQLLLSGSDILVCALPLTPETRDLLDRRTLSLLPRGAYFINVGRGEQVEEDDLLALLDEGHLAGAALDVLREEPPQPGNKVWGHPKAFVTPHIAAQASADTVARQCLENLRRLRAGEPLLNLVDVTRGY, from the coding sequence ATGGGAATCCTGGTCAACATCCACCCGAGCATGGGCGCACCCATCGTCGATTCGCTGCGAGCGCTGGCGCCCGACGTACAGGTCTGGGCCCATCGCGACGAAGCACCGGCCGATGCGGTCGAGGCCATGCTCGCCTGGAGCCTCAAGCCGGGCGTGCTGCCGGCCTATCCGGGCCTGAAGCTGCTGTGCGCGCCCAGCGCGGGCGTGGACAAGCTGCTGGCCGTGCCCGACCTGCCGGCCGGCCTGCCCGTGGCGCGCACGGTCGATCCGCAGCAGCATGTGGAGATTGCCCAGTATGTGGTCGGCACGGCGCTGCGCCACACGCGCGAGCTGGACCTGTTCGCGCGCCAGCAGCAGGCCGGCGACTGGCTGCGCCGCCCCGTACGCGCCAGCGCAGACTGCCGCGTGGGCATCCTGGGCCTGGGCGAGGTCGGCCGCTTCGTGGCTGGCGCCATGCAGGCCATCGGCTACCCCGTCGCAGGCTGGAGCCGCGGCGCCAAGAGCATTGCAGGCCTGGCCACGCACAGCGGTGCCGAGGGTCTGCAGCTGCTGCTGTCCGGCAGCGACATCCTGGTCTGCGCCTTGCCGCTCACGCCCGAGACGCGCGACCTGCTGGACCGCCGCACCCTGTCCCTGCTGCCACGTGGCGCCTACTTCATCAACGTGGGGCGCGGCGAGCAGGTGGAGGAAGACGACCTGCTGGCCCTGCTCGACGAAGGCCATCTGGCCGGCGCCGCGCTGGACGTGCTGCGCGAGGAGCCGCCCCAGCCCGGCAACAAGGTGTGGGGGCACCCCAAGGCCTTTGTCACTCCGCATATTGCGGCCCAGGCCTCGGCCGATACCGTGGCCCGCCAGTGCCTGGAGAATCTGCGCCGCCTGCGTGCGGGCGAGCCCTTGCTCAACCTGGTGGACGTGACCCGCGGATACTGA
- a CDS encoding class II aldolase/adducin family protein, with protein MSHDTTMSEVRRQVTPEEWQTRVELAAAYRLVAHFGWDDLIFTHISARVPGQPGQFLINPYGMLFDEITASSLVKVDHEGRPLMETEYDVNPAGFVIHSAIHDGRPEVQCVLHTHTRYGVAVSAQKDGLLPISQQSIFPLVRLAYHDYEGVALRDDEKPRLVDDLGASNFLILRNHGLLTCGRSVAEAVLAMYTLESACRIQILAQSGGSELMRIPQTIIADAVNQSRQVTKGKGAGLAWPGLLRRLDRLDPSYKD; from the coding sequence ATGAGCCATGACACCACAATGTCCGAGGTCCGCCGTCAGGTGACGCCCGAAGAGTGGCAGACCCGCGTCGAGCTGGCTGCCGCCTACCGGCTGGTTGCCCACTTCGGCTGGGACGACCTGATCTTCACCCACATCTCGGCGCGCGTGCCGGGCCAGCCCGGCCAGTTCCTGATCAACCCCTACGGCATGCTGTTCGATGAGATCACTGCGTCCAGCTTGGTCAAGGTGGACCACGAGGGCCGGCCGCTGATGGAGACCGAGTACGACGTCAACCCCGCCGGCTTCGTCATCCACAGCGCCATCCATGACGGCCGGCCCGAGGTGCAGTGCGTGCTGCACACGCACACTCGCTACGGCGTGGCCGTGTCGGCACAAAAGGATGGCCTGCTGCCCATCTCGCAGCAGTCCATCTTCCCGCTGGTGCGTCTGGCCTACCACGACTACGAGGGCGTGGCCCTGCGCGATGACGAGAAGCCGCGCCTGGTCGATGACCTGGGTGCGAGCAACTTCCTCATCCTGCGCAACCACGGGCTGCTGACCTGCGGCCGAAGCGTGGCCGAGGCCGTGCTGGCCATGTACACGCTGGAGTCGGCCTGCCGCATCCAGATCCTCGCGCAGTCGGGCGGCAGCGAGCTGATGCGTATCCCGCAGACCATCATTGCCGATGCGGTCAACCAGTCGCGCCAGGTCACCAAGGGCAAGGGCGCAGGCCTCGCCTGGCCCGGCCTGCTGCGCCGCCTGGACCGTCTCGATCCAAGTTACAAGGACTGA
- a CDS encoding class I adenylate-forming enzyme family protein, with product MTVTLPSPDAPFTTLAELIRSHARQQPAHAALRDDQQTLSYAQLDALMDRVAAALQREGVLPGQAIAICALNSVRYAALFLGALRAGVVVAPLAPSSTAESLACMLRDAQARHLFLDKAAQDLVPADSALQCISLDGAAPGRAFDDWLAPEGAQPAPVSVEPAAPFNIIYSSGTTGTPKGIVQSHGMRWTHINRGGVYGYGPEGTTLLATPLYSNTTLVVFFPTLGSGGCVVLMPKFDAARYLQLAQQHRVTHTMLVPVQYQRIMALPQFSEHDLSSFQAKFCTSAPFRAELKADVVARWPGSLTEFYGMTEGGGTCILEAHLHPDKLHTVGRPAEGHDIRLIDEDGREVAPGEDGEVVGHSASMMSGYHGQPAKTREAEWFDATGKRFIRTGDVGRFDADGFLTLFDRRKDMIISGGFNIYPSDLETQLRAHPAVDDVAVVGVPSEQWGETPVAYVVARTGQPARPEEIMGWYNQQAGKTQRLADLRFIAELPRSAIGKVLKRELRDQYAAGR from the coding sequence ATGACTGTTACCCTGCCTTCGCCCGATGCGCCCTTCACCACGCTGGCCGAGCTGATCCGCAGCCATGCGCGCCAGCAGCCTGCCCATGCGGCCCTGCGCGACGACCAGCAGACCCTGAGCTACGCCCAGCTCGACGCCCTCATGGACCGCGTGGCCGCAGCCTTGCAGCGCGAAGGTGTGCTGCCGGGTCAGGCCATTGCCATCTGCGCTTTGAACTCGGTGCGCTATGCCGCCCTGTTCCTGGGCGCCTTGCGCGCGGGCGTGGTGGTCGCGCCGCTGGCGCCATCCTCCACAGCCGAGAGCCTGGCTTGCATGCTGCGCGATGCCCAGGCGCGTCACCTGTTCCTCGACAAGGCGGCCCAGGATCTGGTGCCTGCCGACAGCGCCCTGCAATGCATCTCGCTGGATGGCGCCGCTCCCGGCCGGGCCTTTGACGACTGGCTGGCGCCCGAAGGCGCGCAGCCCGCGCCCGTGAGCGTGGAGCCGGCCGCGCCGTTCAACATCATCTATTCCTCGGGCACCACGGGCACGCCCAAGGGCATCGTGCAGTCGCACGGCATGCGCTGGACCCATATCAACCGGGGCGGCGTCTACGGCTACGGCCCCGAGGGCACCACGCTGCTGGCCACGCCGCTGTACTCCAACACCACGCTGGTGGTGTTCTTTCCCACGCTGGGCAGTGGCGGCTGCGTGGTGCTGATGCCCAAGTTCGATGCGGCCCGCTACCTGCAACTGGCCCAGCAGCACCGCGTCACCCACACCATGCTGGTGCCCGTGCAGTACCAGCGCATCATGGCGCTGCCTCAGTTCAGCGAGCATGACCTGTCGAGCTTTCAGGCCAAGTTCTGCACCAGCGCACCGTTCCGGGCCGAGCTCAAGGCAGATGTGGTGGCGCGCTGGCCGGGCAGCCTCACCGAGTTCTACGGCATGACCGAAGGCGGCGGCACCTGCATCCTCGAAGCCCATCTGCACCCGGACAAGCTGCATACCGTGGGCCGGCCCGCCGAAGGCCATGACATCCGCCTCATCGACGAGGACGGCCGCGAGGTCGCCCCGGGCGAGGATGGCGAGGTCGTGGGCCATTCGGCCAGCATGATGAGCGGCTACCACGGTCAGCCCGCCAAGACGCGAGAGGCCGAATGGTTCGATGCCACGGGCAAGCGCTTCATTCGCACGGGCGATGTGGGCCGTTTTGACGCCGACGGATTCCTGACCCTGTTCGACCGCCGCAAGGACATGATCATCAGCGGCGGCTTCAACATCTACCCTAGCGACCTGGAAACCCAGCTGCGCGCCCACCCGGCCGTGGACGACGTGGCCGTGGTCGGCGTGCCCTCCGAGCAGTGGGGCGAGACGCCTGTGGCCTATGTGGTGGCGCGCACGGGCCAGCCGGCCCGGCCCGAGGAGATCATGGGCTGGTACAACCAGCAAGCCGGCAAGACCCAGCGTCTGGCCGACCTGCGCTTCATCGCAGAGCTGCCGCGAAGCGCCATTGGCAAAGTGCTCAAGCGCGAGCTGCGCGACCAGTACGCGGCGGGGCGCTGA
- a CDS encoding tripartite tricarboxylate transporter substrate binding protein: MQISLDRRSLVLAAAAFLTAAGTGASAWAQSGDYPARPVTLIVPFPAGGPTDRHMRTLADIAGKHLGQPIIVENKPGAGGTLGPGAMARTAKPDGYTITQFPMSMLRMAHMQKTAWNPVTDFTYIIGVSGYTFGFTVRSDSPYKSFNEYIAAARKTPGKIEYGSTGIGSSPHLLMEELAENAKVTLNHVPFKGNADLQQALLGGHVAAQSDASGWDTYVNGGQMRLLMTFGEKRTQRWPDVPTAKELGYGVVSTSPYGLAGPKGMDPAVVRKLHDAFKKAMDDPRHVEVLKQLNQDVWYRSGADYAQWAREAFTKDKALIDRLGLAAK; the protein is encoded by the coding sequence ATGCAGATTTCCCTTGACCGCCGCAGCCTGGTGCTTGCCGCGGCCGCCTTTTTGACTGCCGCAGGCACCGGCGCATCAGCCTGGGCTCAGTCCGGCGACTATCCCGCGCGGCCAGTCACGTTGATCGTGCCATTCCCGGCCGGTGGCCCCACCGACCGCCATATGCGTACGCTGGCCGACATCGCGGGCAAGCACCTGGGCCAGCCCATCATTGTCGAGAACAAGCCCGGCGCAGGCGGCACGCTGGGTCCCGGCGCCATGGCGCGCACAGCCAAGCCCGACGGCTACACCATCACCCAGTTCCCCATGTCCATGCTGCGCATGGCACATATGCAAAAAACCGCCTGGAACCCGGTCACCGATTTCACCTACATCATCGGTGTCTCGGGATATACCTTCGGTTTCACGGTGCGCTCGGACTCTCCCTACAAGAGCTTCAACGAGTACATTGCCGCCGCACGCAAGACTCCCGGCAAGATCGAATACGGCTCCACAGGCATAGGTTCCTCGCCGCATCTGCTGATGGAGGAACTGGCCGAGAATGCCAAGGTCACTCTCAATCATGTGCCTTTCAAGGGCAACGCCGACCTGCAGCAGGCCCTGCTGGGCGGTCATGTGGCCGCGCAAAGCGATGCCTCGGGCTGGGACACCTATGTGAATGGCGGCCAGATGCGTCTGCTCATGACCTTTGGCGAAAAGCGCACCCAGCGCTGGCCCGATGTCCCTACGGCCAAGGAGCTGGGCTATGGCGTGGTCTCCACTTCGCCCTACGGTCTGGCCGGCCCCAAGGGCATGGACCCGGCGGTGGTGCGCAAGCTGCATGATGCCTTCAAGAAGGCCATGGACGATCCGCGCCATGTCGAGGTGCTAAAGCAGCTCAACCAGGACGTCTGGTACCGCTCGGGCGCCGACTATGCGCAATGGGCCAGGGAGGCCTTTACCAAGGACAAGGCTCTGATCGACCGCCTGGGTCTGGCTGCCAAATAA
- a CDS encoding electron transfer flavoprotein subunit alpha/FixB family protein, giving the protein MTSLVIAEHDNASIKTATLNTVTAAKACGGDVHVLVVGEGAAAAAAAAAQIAGVSKVIHADGASLKDGLAENVAAQVLALAGNGAGNYSHILFPSTASGKNVAPRVAAKLDVAQISDITKVDSADTFERPIYAGNAIATVQSADAVKVITVRTTGFDAAAATGGSAAVETAAAVADSGKSAFVGSEVTKSDRPELTAAKIIVSGGRALGSAEKFTEVITPLADKLGAAIGASRAAVDAGYAPNDLQVGQTGKIVAPQLYIACGISGAIQHLAGMKDSKVIVAINKDPEAPIFSVADYGLEADLFTAVPELVKAI; this is encoded by the coding sequence ATGACTTCTCTCGTTATTGCAGAACACGACAACGCTTCGATCAAGACCGCGACCCTGAACACCGTGACGGCCGCCAAGGCCTGCGGCGGTGATGTGCATGTGCTGGTCGTTGGCGAAGGTGCAGCCGCTGCCGCCGCTGCAGCCGCCCAGATCGCCGGAGTCTCCAAGGTCATCCATGCCGACGGCGCCAGCCTCAAGGACGGCCTGGCCGAGAACGTGGCGGCCCAGGTGCTGGCACTTGCTGGAAATGGTGCCGGCAACTACAGCCACATCCTGTTCCCCTCGACCGCCTCGGGCAAGAACGTAGCCCCTCGCGTGGCCGCCAAGCTGGACGTGGCCCAGATCAGCGACATCACCAAGGTCGACTCCGCCGACACCTTCGAGCGCCCCATCTACGCGGGCAACGCCATTGCCACCGTGCAGTCCGCCGATGCCGTCAAGGTCATCACCGTGCGTACCACGGGCTTTGACGCAGCGGCTGCCACTGGCGGCTCGGCGGCGGTGGAAACGGCGGCTGCCGTGGCCGACAGCGGCAAGAGCGCCTTTGTGGGCAGCGAAGTGACCAAGAGCGACCGTCCCGAACTGACGGCAGCGAAGATCATCGTCTCCGGCGGCCGTGCTCTGGGCTCGGCCGAGAAGTTCACCGAAGTGATCACCCCCCTGGCCGACAAGCTGGGAGCGGCCATCGGTGCCAGCCGTGCGGCTGTCGATGCGGGCTACGCGCCCAACGACCTGCAGGTGGGCCAGACGGGCAAGATCGTGGCGCCGCAGCTGTACATTGCCTGCGGCATCTCGGGAGCGATCCAGCATCTGGCGGGCATGAAGGACTCCAAGGTGATCGTGGCGATCAACAAGGACCCGGAGGCACCGATCTTCTCGGTGGCCGATTACGGTCTGGAAGCCGATCTGTTCACGGCAGTGCCGGAGCTGGTGAAGGCGATCTAA